A genomic region of Prionailurus viverrinus isolate Anna chromosome D4, UM_Priviv_1.0, whole genome shotgun sequence contains the following coding sequences:
- the LCN8 gene encoding epididymal-specific lipocalin-8, with the protein MDAGPLSVILGTVLVRVETSTQDLNLHKVALLSYVDSSGSCETENIVGSETDVLGRSCFPGHRETHVIDTDYEQDALRRVSLHWQGQDFHVLKYFTRSLEDEYRPGFWRFRELTADVGLYLVALHGRCAKLLKEVSLAPRCAEPPG; encoded by the exons ATGGACGCGGGGCCGCTGAGTGTCATCCTGGGCACTGTCCTAGTGCGGGTGGAGACGTCCACGCAGGACCTCAATCTACACAAGGTGGCTCTTCTGTCTTACGTGGACAG CTCAGGAAGTTGTGAGACAGAAAACATAGTGGGCTCAGAAACCGATGTTTTGGGGAGATCCTGCTT cccaggccacAGGGAGACCCACGTGATAGACACGGACTATGAGCAGGACGCCCTTCGGAGGGTGTCCCTGCACTGGCAGGGCCAGGATTTCCACGTGCTCAAATACTTTA ctcggagcctcgagGACGAATACAGACCCGGCTTCTGGAGGTTCCGGGAGCTGACAGCTGATGTAGGGCTGTACCTGGTGGCCCTGCACG GGAGGTGTGCCAAGCTCCTGAAGGAGGTGAGCCTCGCCCCCCGCTGCGCCGAGCCCCCAGGCTGA
- the LCN15 gene encoding lipocalin-15 — MVSDCKVFLGKKGHLLMSSRVVKATAGGNLSVHMEIPRADGCNQADAEYLRVGSQGHFRVPALGYLDVRVVDTDYSSFAVVYIYKELEGALSTMVQLYSRTQEASPQAVKAFKDFYPTVGLPDDMVVMLPKSDTCSSGDKEAP, encoded by the exons ATGGTCTCCGACTGCAAGGTCTTCCTGGGCAAGAAGGGCCATCTGCTGATGTCCTCCAGGGTCGTCAAGGCCACGGCAGGCGGCAACCTCAGCGTCCACATGGAGATCCCCCG GGCTGACGGCTGCAACCAGGCGGACGCCGAGTACCTGAGGGTGGGCTCCCAGGGCCACTTCAGAGTCCCAG CCCTGGGCTACCTGGATGTGCGTGTCGTGGACACCGACTACAGCTCCTTCGCCGTGGTCTACATCTACAAGGAGCTGGAGGGGGCGCTCAGCACCATGGTGCAGCTGTACa GCCGGACCCAGGAGGCAAGTCCCCAAGCTGTGAAGGCCTTCAAGGACTTCTACCCCACGGTGGGGCTCCCTGACGACATGGTGGTCATGCTGCCCAAGTCAG ACACATGCTCCTCTGGGGACAAAGAGGCTCCCTGA
- the TMEM141 gene encoding transmembrane protein 141 codes for MVNLGLSRVDDAVAAKHPGLREYAACQSSAFVKGIFTFVTGTGATFGLQMFLQRKFPYPFQWKVLVAVVTGSVASYWVTRVESRRCSNLWLFLETGRLPKDLGTDRRS; via the exons ATGGTGAACCTGGGCCTGTCCCGGGTGGACGACGCTGTGGCCGCCAAGCACCCG GGACTCCGGGAGTATGCCGCGTGCCAGTCGAGCGCCTTCGTGAAGGGCATTTTCACCTTTGTCACAG GCACCGGTGCAACCTTCGGCCTGCAGATGTTCCTTCAGAGGAAGTTCCCATACCCCTTCCAGTGGAAGGTGCTGGTGGCCGTAG tCACAGGCTCAGTGGCCAGCTATTGGGTGACCCGAGTGGAGTCGCGTAGATGCAGCAACCTCTGGCTCTTCCTGGAGACGGGGCGGCTCCCCAAAGACCTGGGCACAG ATCGGCGCAGCTAG